In a genomic window of Jaculus jaculus isolate mJacJac1 chromosome 8, mJacJac1.mat.Y.cur, whole genome shotgun sequence:
- the LOC101608461 gene encoding LOW QUALITY PROTEIN: BAG family molecular chaperone regulator 1-like (The sequence of the model RefSeq protein was modified relative to this genomic sequence to represent the inferred CDS: substituted 2 bases at 2 genomic stop codons): MAALEVMGEEGELRRHARAGSAQKSQSKMVCSERVEEEVEELRQLEPRGQHCLPLSLRSSVRHAASSHEKAARGACRPRVKKKVCPSSTPSEKVTRSKEETLDKVVTLVEEVPRLRKXPRSTRXPRPTQADSVTQTEEMAEMGLSVTITHSNEKYDLHVTPQQGSSEPIVQDLAQVVEEATGVPLPFQKLIFKGKSLKEMETPLSALGMQNGCRVMLIGEKSNPEEVELKKLKDLETSVAKVANDLEEFNKELAGIQQDFLAKDLQAETLSKLDRRVKAIMEQFMKILEEIDTMVLPENFKDGRLKRNRLVQKVQAFLAECDIAEQNICQKTEWLQSTNLALYE; this comes from the exons ATGGCGGCGTTAGAAGTCATGGGAGAGGAGGGTGAGCTCAGAAGACATGCGAGAGCAGGATCAGCTCAGAAGTCACAGTCGAAGATGGTGTGCTCAGAAAGGGTTGAagaggaggttgaa GAGCTGCGCCAGTTGGAGCCCAGGGGCCAGCACTGCCTGCCTCTGTCCCTGCGTTCATCTGTCCGCCATGCAGCCAGCAGCCATGAGAAAGCCGCCAGGGGTGCCTGCAGGCCACGGGTGAAGAAGAAAGTCTGTCCTAGCTCAACCCCTAGCGAGAAGGTAACCCGGAGCAAGGAGGAGACCCTGGACAAAGTGGTGACCCTGGTGGAGGAGGTGCCCAGACTGAGAAAGTGACCCAGGTCAACGAGGTGACCCAGACCAACCCAGGCTGACTCAGTGACCCAAACTGAGGAGATGGCAGAAATGGGGCTCAGTGTAACCATcactcacagcaatgagaagtatGACCTTCATGTTACCCCACAGCAGGGCAGCAGTGAACCAATTGTCCAAGACCTGGCCCAGGTTGTTGAAGAGGCCACAGGGGTTCCACTACCTTTTCAGAAGCTCATATTTAAGGGAAAGTCCCTGAAGGAAATGGAGACACCATTGTCAGCACTTGGAATGCAAAATGGCTGTCGGGTCATGTTAATTGGGGAAAAGAGCAATCCAGAAGAGGTTGAGCTAAAGAAGTTGAAGGACTTAGAGACATCTGTAGCGAAGGTAGCCAACGACCTGGAAGAGTTTAATAAAGAACTTGCTGGAATCCAGCAGGATTTTCTGGCTAaggatttgcaagcagaaactCTCAGCAAGCTTGACAGGAGAGTGAAGGCAATAATGGAGCAGTTCATGAAGATCTTGGAGGAAATTGACACAATGGTCCTACCAGAAAATTTCAAAGATGGTAGGCTAAAAAGGAACAGGTTGGTGCAGAAGGTTCAGGCATTCCTAGCTGAGTGTGACATAGCAGAGCAGAACATCTGCCAGAAGACTGAGTGGCTGCAGTCTACAAATTTGGCCCTTTATGAGTGA